In one Solanum lycopersicum chromosome 11, SLM_r2.1 genomic region, the following are encoded:
- the LOC101267468 gene encoding G-type lectin S-receptor-like serine/threonine-protein kinase LECRK3, whose protein sequence is MAALLWLLILSAFHGVALAQQRQFNITLGSSLTPTTNSSWFSPSRRFAFGFYEQNNGYAVGILIVGMPKKTAVWTANRNSPAVPSNAVLLLTNDGRLIVQVGGQEISVVNLSGQVIASASMLDTGNFVLYDSDHNIIWQSFDNPTNTLLQGQHISARQELFSSASEADDSLGIFRLKMQDDGNLVQYPVNTPDSSPYSYYSTGTDGVGNNVTLNLDDDGLLYLLNSTKSLRNLTQGGNRRERTIIYMLKIDADGILRIYSHSLNQQNSSVIWSSTDDRCTPKGLCGLNGFCTNIDDQAKCLCLPGFDFVMPGNWSAGCERNFTAETCQLKENTSKYYAMRTVENAGWEDSTYVVLAGTTKEDCEQACLQDCNCEAALFKDRECRKQRLPLRYGRRELSNSNLVLVKVGTIPNEGVPNQMIEETKGKKLRIEILIAGITLAVFALLVLGISGFLIHRNHVWTYRKIQDSRSVQLCEDVAPRAFSYAELEQATSGFGEALGRGAFGTVFKGILAEDQKVIAVKRLDKELVEGETEFQTEIKIIGRTHHRNLVRLLGYCLDGSRRLLVYEYMTNGSLADILFTTEKQPTWEERCGMARDIARGLLYLHDECDTQIIHCDIKPQNILMDDQYCAKISDFGMAKLLKKDQTRTYTGIRGTRGYVAPEWHRKLPVTVKADVYSFGVVLLELICRRKCVDSSLDENESILEYWVYDCFDAGELDKLVKDEDVDRRQFERMVKISIWCIQDEPSLRPSMKKVLLMLEGTVEIPVPPSPTSFLSAI, encoded by the coding sequence ATGGCTGCTTTGCTATGGTTATTAATATTATCTGCATTTCATGGAGTAGCACTAGCACAACAAAGGCAGTTCAATATAACTCTTGGCTCTTCTCTAACACCTACTACCAATTCATCATGGTTTTCGCCGTCTAGGCGCTTTGCCTTTGGGTTTTATGAACAAAACAATGGCTATGCTGTTGGAATCTTAATTGTGGGTATGCCTAAGAAGACAGCAGTGTGGACAGCAAACAGGAACAGTCCTGCTGTCCCGAGCAACGCTGTCTTGCTCTTAACTAATGATGGAAGGCTCATTGTACAAGTAGGAGGCCAAGAAATCAGTGTCGTAAATCTCTCTGGTCAAGTCATTGCTTCAGCTTCCATGCTGGATACTGGCAACTTTGTGCTCTATGATTCTGATCACAATATCATATGGCAAAGTTTTGACAATCCAACAAACACACTTTTACAAGGTCAGCATATATCAGCTAGACAAGAGCTGTTCTCGAGTGCCTCGGAAGCAGATGACTCATTAGGGATTTTCCGTCTCAAGATGCAAGATGATGGGAACCTCGTTCAGTACCCTGTCAATACACCAGATAGTTCCCCATATTCTTACTACTCTACAGGCACTGATGGAGTAGGGAATAATGTTACACTGAATCTTGATGATGACGGCCTACTCTACTTGCTCAATTCCACTAAAAGTCTTAGAAATCTAACTCAAGGTGGCAACCGTAGAGAAAGGACCATTATCTATATGCTGAAAATTGATGCTGATGGTATACTTAGAATTTATTCACATTCTCTGAACCAACAGAACAGCTCCGTGATATGGTCATCAACAGATGATAGGTGTACTCCAAAAGGCCTTTGTGGGCTTAATGGTTTCTGCACCAATATAGATGATCAAGCTAAATGTTTGTGTCTTCCGGGATTTGATTTTGTAATGCCAGGAAATTGGAGCGCAGGCTGTGAAAGGAATTTCACCGCAGAAACCTGTCAGTTAAAGGAGAACACTTCCAAATACTATGCCATGAGAACAGTTGAAAACGCAGGATGGGAAGATAGTACTTACGTTGTTTTGGCCGGAACGACAAAGGAAGATTGTGAACAAGCCTGTCTACAGGATTGTAACTGTGAGGCTGCTCTGTTCAAAGACAGAGAGTGTAGAAAGCAAAGGCTGCCTCTGAGGTATGGAAGGAGAGAGTTGAGTAATTCTAATCTAGTATTGGTCAAGGTGGGTACTATACCCAACGAAGGGGTGCCTAATCAGATGATTGAAGAAACAAAAGGCAAAAAGCTTAGGATAGAGATCCTAATTGCCGGCATTACATTGGCTGTTTTTGCTTTGTTGGTGTTAGGCATCTCCGGATTCCTCATTCACAGAAATCATGTCTGGACTTACAGAAAAATCCAGGACAGTAGAAGTGTTCAGTTATGTGAGGATGTTGCTCCACGAGCATTTTCCTATGCAGAACTAGAGCAGGCAACCAGTGGTTTCGGAGAAGCGTTAGGGAGAGGAGCATTTGGAACAGTATTTAAAGGAATTTTGGCTGAAGACCAGAAAGTGATAGCAGTTAAGAGACTAGACAAAGAATTAGTAGAAGGGGAGACAGAGTTCCAAACTGAAATAAAAATCATTGGAAGGACACATCACCGAAATCTCGTCCGCCTCCTTGGTTATTGCCTGGATGGATCAAGAAGGCTTCTGGTGTATGAGTACATGACCAATGGGTCACTTGCAGACATACTTTTTACAACAGAAAAACAGCCCACGTGGGAGGAAAGGTGTGGCATGGCTCGAGATATTGCAAGGGGCCTCCTATATTTGCATGACGAGTGTGACACACAAATCATCCATTGTGATATAAAGCCTCAGAACATACTCATGGATGATCAATACTGTGCAAAAATATCTGACTTTGGAATGGCCAAGCTCTTAAAGAAAGACCAAACAAGAACCTACACAGGGATAAGAGGGACCAGAGGCTATGTTGCACCAGAATGGCACCGGAAACTGCCAGTGACGGTGAAAGCAGACGTTTACAGTTTTGGTGTCGTCCTATTGGAATTGATCTGTAGGCGTAAGTGTGTAGATTCCAGCCTTGACGAAAATGAGTCAATTCTTGAATACTGGGTCTACGATTGCTTTGATGCAGGAGAGCTAGATAAACTAGTCAAGGACGAGGACGTTGATAGAAGACAATTCGAGAGAATGGTGAAAATAAGCATCTGGTGCATTCAAGACGAACCATCACTTCGCCCTTCAATGAAGAAAGTTCTACTGATGCTGGAAGGGACAGTAGAAATTCCAGTGCCTCCTAGTCCTACTTCTTTTTTAAGTGCCATATAG